A region of Vitis riparia cultivar Riparia Gloire de Montpellier isolate 1030 chromosome 1, EGFV_Vit.rip_1.0, whole genome shotgun sequence DNA encodes the following proteins:
- the LOC117911157 gene encoding serotonin N-acetyltransferase 2, chloroplastic, with protein sequence MLLRGIVSAPLPSTLSLKASARPSQNASLSFSISDQELESRGFSLRRSIADLNLDHLNSVFVAVGFPKRDTEKIRVALENTESVQWVEYRKTQRPVAFARATGDGVFNAIIWDVVVDPSFQGIGLGKAVMERLLEELLGKGITNIGLYSEPRVLGFYRPLGFVADPDGIRGMVYSRKRNKKF encoded by the coding sequence ATGTTACTACGTGGCATCGTATCGGCCCCTCTTCCCTCAACCCTCTCCCTCAAAGCTTCCGCCCGGCCCTCCCAAAACGCCAGCCTTTCCTTCTCCATCTCCGACCAGGAACTGGAGTCCCGAGGGTTCAGCCTCCGCCGTTCCATCGCGGACCTGAACCTGGACCACCTGAACTCCGTCTTTGTAGCCGTGGGATTCCCGAAGCGGGACACGGAGAAGATCAGAGTAGCTCTGGAGAACACGGAATCGGTGCAGTGGGTAGAGTACAGGAAGACGCAGAGGCCAGTGGCGTTCGCGAGAGCCACAGGGGACGGGGTGTTCAACGCCATCATATGGGACGTGGTGGTGGACCCGTCTTTCCAAGGGATTGGTCTGGGGAAGGCTGTGATGGAGAGGCTGTTGGAGGAGCTGCTAGGGAAAGGCATCACCAACATTGGACTGTATTCGGAGCCCCGCGTGCTGGGGTTTTACAGGCCTCTGGGTTTTGTTGCGGATCCGGATGGGATCCGAGGCATGGTGTATTCCAGGAAGCGAaacaagaaattttaa